aaggactAAGGCTGCAAAACATCTGTTTCATGAATTGGATGTTcttataaaaagtaaaattcctGGTATCAGCCATTAGGGTAGCGGAAAGTTCTCTAGGATTTTATAACATTTCTCCTTAAGCGAAAACAGTACTCTGGAAAATTTAATAGCaacaaaagtaaaagcaaaagctgcctCTGATTTAGGAGTAGGAAGAGACAGTGAGCAGGAAGCAGTTACAAAGAACTCAAGCTTTTGTTCACTCAAACATCTTTACAACTAAATAGCACTTGTTAATCACTTCACAATGTTCACGCTTTGTATTTCACACTTCTTGGAGAAAATGGACAATTAATAATTTGCACATGGACAGCGATTacagagaacagcaaaattaaggaatacttttaaaaaatttgggAACATTGAGAAAGCAAATGTTGAGATTTCTCCTACCAAGGAGTATGTTAATGAACTAGactctgttttgaaaataacagTAGCTTTCTACCATTCTAAAAAAATAGTAATcagatttaatattttagaaataaattctaTAGAATATATTCTCTGAGTTAATTCTAGTTTTTCTAAGTATTTTACATCAAATGTTGTGCAACCATAGTACGGTAGATGACAGAATTACTCTTTAGCCTCAGTGGGAAAGCCTCACACCCCTAAACATTTAACCATTTCCCATACCATCCTCTTCTGCCCCTGTTCCCAACTGCTTCAGGAAATTAAACAACtggcacatttttttcatgagtTTATACAACACATGAGCTATAATATGGGCGTTTCTTATTTagcaaatgccttttaaaacagTACCATGGGCGCCTCTTGCTTTAGCTCTGAGTAAGGGCATCTGctttcctgcaggagcagcctcGGGAAGCAGTTTCAACTGAGAGAATTCAGCTGGCAAAAGAAGATAACACGCAGGGGAATAAGACTGCCTGTTGCTGCCAAGTATAGCGTTGCAGGCAAACTACAATCTTGCTGCTCAAATGTTAAGCACTCAACAGGTAAGTGTTTTAAATTCAACACAGCTTTTATTCTAATATTCACCACGAAATTTATTGTTACACTTGTGCTCGTTAATCTCCTCCATGGAAAAAAGagcttgcttttgctgtgtttcaagTTAGTGGTAAGATTTCTATTCGCCTCTGAGCTGGACTGGGCTTTATTGGGAAAGTGACTTAGTTTGCAGTACAAAAATTTAGTTATGATACCAAAATAGgcagaaaaaaccctgtattttgCCTGTtctatagaattatttttttatcaccATATCTCCAAGTACCTTACAAACCAGAGCACAGAGAATGGAAATGACACATCAGGACAAAGGCAAAGCCAACAGAACCCAGGTCTCCTCTGTCTAAGCCCAGTACTCTCTACCCAGTATATCACATTTTTATCAAAGAGCCtgggaaatattaaaaacataatacatgttctgttttgcttaaaaatgtatGTACACAATCTTTAACAAACTAGCTGTGTTTCATGAAGATAACCTCCCGACTGTGCGGCAGGGAATGCTACATGATCTGTCTGTTAGCACGCTTACTGAAATACGACACGCAGATAAAGAGTAGAAACTGGATCTGGATCAGTTAGCAATCCTAGTGAGTAACAACACCATGAATACTACATGCAGTTTCTGCAGAACTTGGACAAAAGGCAGGATCGCATTGTTAACTGACAGTTAACAGATCAGTGAGCAGGCTGAACCGTATTTATAGCAAGTGATAGTTACTGCGATAGCGTAATCAATggccttaaaataaataaatgtcaacTCAAATTATGATTCGCTAGCAGGATCTTGAGTAAATGAAAATTAGTAAAACTTTACAAACTAGCACTTTCTAACATAAATGGCATACACCTCATCAAAgaattctttaaagaaaaggggaaagaaagctTAGAAACTTCCACTGaccagcttttcattttttaaaggatgttCCAGTAGGCGTGAGTTATAGCTCTTAAGAAACAATTGCAATTGCTGCAATTTTGCCAGAAAAGTTCTAGTTTTACGTCTATAGTCAGTTACAGCCTTATATATAAACTTAtaacaatgcattttttttccaagagagACAACATTCACATTGTAGGCAAAAAGGTATCCAGTTTTAGGTGCTGTTCCAGTGATCTGtgtgaaaattctgttttattttaaagagggAAATGCTTGTGTTAtgacttatttttctgaactacATAGCGTAATCGTAAATATCTGATTTATTACCTGGCTTCTTAAGAGTGATTATCAGTAGCCAGATATTTTGGGAAATAAACCTGATAGAGCTATTAATGAAGTAAATATTTCCACAAGTGATGTACTGTCGATACAGAAGCAAATAATGCTGCTTGTCATTTAGTAACATAATACTTTTATCACAAAGAAATAAGCTTAGCCAAAATGAAAGGACTGGTTATCAACATTAATATTAACCAACTGGGAAATGGGAGACATCATAGATTATTACATACTAGCCCAGAAAATACGTTAGAACATTTTTCCATCCCATAATTTAAGTCTGATTTTCATTATATGAagagtactttttttcttctaaacaaaaCATCGATGTCTACTCAAAGGGTGGGAATCTTGACTCTCACCTGATTTCTACAGCCTACTCTAGCTTAGATTTCACATTAGAATTAGCCTGTCTGTTTTGGTCAGGGCTGTGACTTTTTTTCACTCCAGTAAACATATAAATGCTAGAAAAGGCCTTAGCTTTGCTATTTGCTGATATGGAATTGTTTGGGGAACAGGTTTAgcctgtataaaaaaaaaaaggaggtttctggtgttctttttcccttggtATGAGTTTATCTCTGTTCGAAGGCTTgttgatattattattattattattagttgAGCTACCAGGAAATCTCCATTAGTTATAAACAGACTTGACTTTGTAACTTGTTGCAAGAACTAAATGAGATTTGTTTACTTTGTATACCGAGATCAGTTCTTGATCACAAAACATCAGATCAGATCAAAAGAAAGgtattattatttacattatCACCAGGTcgtttagaatattttttcaacatAAATCTTTATTCTGCACATTTTACTTTGTGACTCCCAGGAATTAGCTACCTTGGCTCATCCCTGGTGCCCCAATGGCACAGAGCATATACATCTAAGTACTCAGAAGTTTATACAGATGCTAATATTAAGGAGGCCTGGGGTCTGAAGCCTGTGCCAATGAAAGTACTAAATAACCATCATCTCAGTATTTTAAAGCTAGCTAAGACGTATTTTATAAAGTTAATCACACTGTGCTTGCTAATAttattaaagatatttttcatgtgaaagCACAGGggccaagaaaataatttcttattgcTTAGTAAGGGGGtgaataatgaaacaaaaaatttcaTTTAGCTTTCCCCTGAGAGAAACACCCTGGTAAAGTGTGCATGATCCTCCACCACACTCTGAGGTTAAAAAGCTGCTACTGATTCACAGCTACTGTCCCAGCTCAAGTAGAAGGGATCTGTGCTTTTGGTGCTGGTGTTGAGTGCCAGATTCAAGCCCGCTGTTAATGCAAGATGCCTATATACACAGAGGCTTGTGACATTTGCCTACAGAGTATCTTGAATAGAATAATATTATTCCTAGATGCAGAACTTTATGGACTAACGTGttgctctttaaaaataaagatgggCATTTGCTGTAAGGAACTGGAGAATACATGCACTTACCTGGCTACTCAGCCTTTAGAGAAAGAGACTAGAGTGTTGTGGGACTAAGAGGAACAGAGGCTAAGGAGCTGCTGAGCCAGATAACCAGCGTGACTGCATTTTCCCAGGAGATGGAATACATTGCAACTGTGGAATCCGGTCCCTAGAAAACTAGGACTTTTTGATGCAGTTCATATAAAACACGTAGGACTTCTTGTggaaacaagtaaataaaaaacctTTCCAGCTACTACATggagtaaaaatattttgctaatttagcataaaaatgagaaatcactTTGTCCAGATTTCATATAAAAACAATTAAgttggcttatttttttttaaaaagcatattttaaatctGGCAGTTTATCTACTGGAGTACTGTACAGGATGTTTTAAAGAGCTTCTAACCAGAAGAGTCACTGTTACAGAGCTAAAATTTACACTGTGTTTACATGCATACTGTTAACCATCTAGGTTTGACACAGATACAAACTAAGATGCTGATCCTTATTTTGACAAACAAGACAGGTCTACATTTTAACCCACTTGatgtataataaataaaagttcaGTATTAGAAGAACAGGAgtgttaaaatagattttgaaatcaaaataaGGCATTGCAGGATTATCAGTGTAGAGAAAAGCAGGTTCCTATAcctccttttctgaaagaaagcaaggtTGGTTAATAAAATTAAAGGTTGAGATACAGCAGGTATTTTAATTcccatttcatttaaaaacaaatggagTACAAGGTAATGGATATCCATAGGATGCACATGCTATTTTGCTTGTAAACTGCAGATGAGAGAATTTCTGAAGCTATTTATCCTCACTGAATCTGCTGATGCCTAATTAGACCAAATGACTAAATTTGAGATACGATCAGAAGTCCACAAAAGCCAGTCtcttatttcattaaaactgcTAAATATTTAGGAAATCTAGAcacttccacatttttttcccatgcttcATTTAAACTTTGATCAGCAAGACTCTGCTTTCATAAATCACCTACCGACATATTCATAAACTGGCTTGGGAAAAACATACGGGTTTTGTTACAACGAATTTTAAGATCTTGCATACACCTCAGAGTCTGGAGCTATGGCATTTCTCCAAAATAGTTCACAGTTCCCGCAGTTAATACCGTACTGCAAAATGGCACTAAAGTGCATAAGTATCTGAATGTTTGTTGGGCTAAAAGGTGCTGTGCAAGCTTAAGCTACTGCTTTGCCATTATATACAAGATCATTTTTCTTTGGGGAGGGGTACTAGTTCTGGAATGCCaccaattttaattttaatggagGATTGTCTACCGTTCACCTTTCTATAAGACGTAAATGCCCCCTTTCTGACTCTTCTGTTTGTCAAGAacagtaaaagagaaaacagtatatccaaaaatgcatttcaagatAATCTACCAGacatggtatttaaaaaaaggaaaaaaaaatatgggaaaaagaagaatacAAGATACTCCAGATGAAAAGTGGACATGCTCTTTGTAACTAGCCATGGATCTTCTGATCAAATGAACATGCTGTTCATTTTTATCAAAACATGAGTACTAAACTaccataaataaaatacatacagtaCAGAacaattaaaactttttttgtacAGTAGTTACTTTTACGTTAAACTTACCATCTTTTCAGATATGTTGAAAATTAGGGCTCTAAACATGATTATTTCAAAGTATTGTTTTTAACAATCTTGCACAGGCCCGACAATCAAAAACACGAAGCTTTGATTCAGATAGCTTGGCAGGTTTCACATACTTTGATAGGTAGGCTACTTTGAAATACGTTGGGTGTGTTTTTTacttacacattttatttttatcaaaagaCAGTTcgaatattattatttaaatctttATACGAACTGGTTTGTGCAATACCACTGCCAGTGTAgcttgagaaaacaaaatgtgtctGGAACATTGACTATAGTCCAAGTGTTGTCTACCTCTTAAAAAAGTAAGATTCTAGGAAATCCAATGTGAGTGCATTTTAATACAGGAAGTCAGTCttagaataattttaatattaaacaggTACCGTTTCTACCACTGGTGATTTGATGCACTCCTCGTGCAGTCTGCTCTTTTCTGGGAGGTTTAGCGAATTCTCAGCAGGGTGCTCTTGTACATGACTTTCGCCATTCAACGCTGTAACAAAGCCGTCTTGAGAAGGACCTTTCAAGTATGAGTGAAATTCCACTTGAGGGTGACTTGGCCTgtgctcagtgtataaactgtTACATGGAGCACTGCTAtcaccttcagaagatgagCAGCAAACAATCACTGAGGGGTTTGCAGAAGGGTAATGAGGGCTGCTAAAAGTTTCCTCTGATTGCCGTGTGTAGCCAACAAACTGTTCTGAAGTCATGTTGTAAGGCACCAGAGAAAGACTACCGTTCTTGACAGCATCCCTTTCTGAGTAAGTCTCACCGATCTGGTTAGCAGTGCCAGCAACGTGGTTCTCTATTTGGTAATACAGATTTGAAGAGTTAGTATAGTATGAGGCATTTTTAGAGTGGTTTTCATGCACAGCAGTTCCATCAGAGTagcaaagaacagaaggaagaggCACCATATCAGCATGGGAGCCCATGCTTTCTACAAAgtcatctgctttttcttcctcatcatcttcctcctcgtcttcctcttcctcttcatcatcATCTGATTCACTAGGGGCTAAACTCTGTGTGCTAGAATCTGTTACTCCACTACAAAAGCTACTcccatcttcctcttcctcctcttcccctgggCAGTCCAAGTCCTCGGCTGACTGAGAATGCATAACTGCAGCCGGAGGTTCAGTTTCAATCTCAAAATTTTCTGCAATTGAATATTCAACCGGATGGGGTCCTGGACTCATAGAACTGGTGTGTGCACTTATCTCACTGTGGCAGCCATTTAGTGTCGGAACTTGCTGCTCTCTATTTTTCTCCAGTTCTAGTT
The Falco cherrug isolate bFalChe1 chromosome 8, bFalChe1.pri, whole genome shotgun sequence DNA segment above includes these coding regions:
- the CSRNP3 gene encoding cysteine/serine-rich nuclear protein 3 isoform X3; protein product: MSGILKRKFEEVDGSSPCSSVRESDDDISSSESADSGDSVNPSTSNHFTPSSILKREKRKRTKNVHFNCVTVYYFTRRQGFTSVPSQGGSTLGMSTRHNSVRQYTLGEFAMEQERLHREMLREHLREEKLNSLKLKMTKNGTVESEEANTLTLDDISDDDIDLDNTEVDEYFFLQPLPTKKRRALLRASGVKKIDVEEKHELRAIRLSREDCGCDCRVFCDPESCTCSLAGIKCQVDRMSFPCGCTKEGCSNTAGRIEFNPIRVRTHFLHTIMKLELEKNREQQVPTLNGCHSEISAHTSSMSPGPHPVEYSIAENFEIETEPPAAVMHSQSAEDLDCPGEEEEEEDGSSFCSGVTDSSTQSLAPSESDDDEEEEEDEEEDDEEEKADDFVESMGSHADMVPLPSVLCYSDGTAVHENHSKNASYYTNSSNLYYQIENHVAGTANQIGETYSERDAVKNGSLSLVPYNMTSEQFVGYTRQSEETFSSPHYPSANPSVIVCCSSSEGDSSAPCNSLYTEHRPSHPQVEFHSYLKGPSQDGFVTALNGESHVQEHPAENSLNLPEKSRLHEECIKSPVVETMILHTKIAEISTVKQHI